The DNA sequence TCATCCTCAGAGAGAAGATGGCCCAGGCGTATGACTTTGCGCTGGATAAAATTGGAATGGAAATTATGTCTTATCAGGTACATAGATCTGaactatttatttgtaactGTGTGTGAGTTTCTATGACCTACTGTCACCTAACAGCTATTCATCTCCTCTACCAGATTTGGGTGGACTACATCAACTTCCTCAAAGGAGTGTAAGTTTCTTTTTTCCTGTAATATTGGGAGACTTTATAAACTGCATTAGCAACCTCTTAAACGTCATATTTGTTTTGTGCTCCATTAGAGAGGCTGTGGGCTCATATGCAGAGAACCAACGGATCACAGCAGTACGGAGGGTGTACCAGAGAGGCTGTGTGAACCCCATGATCAACATTGAGCAGCTCTGGAGAGATTATAGCAAATATGAGGAGGTGAGTGACCCACCCAGGCCTCTGGCCTCTATCTGTCtacctgtgtatgtgtgcacataggGGGTTTTAGCTGTTAAAGACTGACTTGTCTATTTCATGAACAGGGAATCAATGTGCATTTGGCCAAAAAGATGATTGAGGATCGAAGTAGGGACTACATGAACGCCAGGAGAGTGGCAAAGGTAATTGAACAAGTCGTCATAAATATGTACAGGCCTGTTTTGAACCTTGTGCTATATATATTGAAAAGTCTTTGTAAACTGATTATATATACTGATTGTTGTATGGTTTGTGTAATTCAGGAGTATGAGACTGTGATGAAGGGGTTGGACAGGAACGCGCCCTCAGTACCACCCCAGAACTCTCCTCAGGAAGCCCAGCAAGTGGAAATGTGGAAGAAGTACATCCAGTGGGAAAAAAGCAACCCATTGCGCACAGAAGACCAGACCCTCATCACAAAGAGAGGTGACTTTTTGTGGACTGTGATTTTGTGGTCAAATTTTAACACAACACAATATATTGTGTTAAAATTTGTAAATTATATGTGCATCCAAAAGGCCTGTGATTCCAGAAAATCCAGTAAATCCTGTAGGAACGCAGCCACTAGAGGGCGACATTGACACTTTTCTCCCCACTCGTGGTTTCGATTCATTGATTCTGGATTTAATGAAGACCAGACGTGGTAGTTAATTGCTGCTGTGTTCTGTGGTGCAGTGATGTTTGCCTATGAGCAGTGCCTGCTGGTGCTTGGCCACCATCCAGACGTATGGTATGAGGCAGCACAGTACCTGGAGCAGTCCAGCAAACTGCTAGCAGAGAAAGGGGTAAGAGATAAAACCTTTCAGACACATGTTGAGTATTTTTCAGAGAAGCCATGCTTGAGCTCTCCTATAattcttaaaatgttttctgttctgtCAGGATATGAATAACTCCAAGCTGTTTAGTGATGAGGCAGCGAACATCTATGAACGTGCCATTGGGACTCTTCTGAAGAAGAACATGcttctgtatttttcatttgcTGACTATGAAGAAGTGAGCGCCCAGTTGCTTACTCAGCACAAATTGTAATCAATAGGCCAAGAGACGCAGCCACTCATCAACATGTATCTTTTGCTTTCCTCGCAGAGTCGCATGAAATACGAGAAGGTCCACAGCATCTATAATAAGCTGCTGGCCATTGAGGACATTGACCCCACGCTGGTCTACATTCAGTACATGAAGTTTGCCAGGAGGGCAGAGGGGATCAAATCTGGTCGCACCATCTTCAAAAAGGCCCGAGAGGATCTACGCACACGTCACCATGTGTATGTGACGGCAGCGTTGATGGAGTACTACTGCAGTAAGGTAAATGCTCATAATCACATATTTGGTATGTGTACGGTGTGACTAAAATCAATCTCACAAAcgtctattttttttctctctctccatctttccacACAGGATAAATCGGTGGCTTTCAAGATTTTCGAGCTTGGTTTAAAGAAATATGGCGACATTCCAGAGTACATACTGGCATACATTGATTACCTCTCACACCTTAACGGTGGGTTATGTATAATTGcacaaaaatgtgtgaaatacGTTCTTTACTACTAATCCATTAATGTGAGTGGAGATGTTTTGATACTATTGCTGAATCAGTTGATACCGAGGAAGCAGTGATGTCCTGATATCAGCTGTTAGAAGATGAAAGATGTTCCATTATTGTCATAGTAATGGAAGATAAATGCATaaccctcttttttttttcttcttcttctctctccagAGGACAACAACACCAGGGTTCTGTTTGAACGTGTCCTCACCTCAGGAAGCTTGTCACCTGAAAAGTCAGGGTAACGTATTAATTAAGTTGGGTTATGTATGCAACTGATGTAATAATCGATATTTCTTAAAGATGTTTGCTGATTTTTGGTTTTCATTCATTGTTCAGCGAGATCTGGGCTCGGTTCCTAGCTTTTGAGAGCAACATAGGAGACCTGGCCAGTATTCTGAAAGTGGAGCGCAGGCGATTCACTGCCTTCAAGGATGAGTACGAAGGCAAAGAAACAGCCTTGCTAGTAGATAGGTACAAGTTTATGGACCTGTATCCCTGCTCGGCTAGTGAGCTCAAGGCCCTTGGATACAAGGTGTGTATGTTGCCCTTTAAAGATGACACAACGGTTATACAGATCTGGCTTTTCGCTCAGCTGATATTCAAACAGTTTCTCCTGTGTGTTCGTAGGACGTGTCTCGTGCCAAACTGGCAGCGCTGCTCCCAGAGACTGTGGTGGCGCCCTCTACACCTGCACTAAAGGATGAAGCTGACCGTAAACCTGAGTACCCCAAACCTGACACCAATCAGATGATCCCCTTCCAGCCACGTCACCTCGCCCGTACGTAGCCCATATCTGGTGTTCTCCCAAGTCCACTGGATGTTGTAACAAATCTCTTCTTTTCTATATTTACTTACTACATGAAATGATCCATCTTTGATGTAGCCTCTTGTGTTCCTCCCCACAGCTCCAGGTTTGCACCCTGTCCCTGGTGGAGTTTTCCCAGTCCCCCCAGCTGCTGTTGTCCTAATGAAGCTGCTCCCTCCACCTACGTGCTTCACTGtgagtagtagcagcagtagcttAATACTATAAAGCTCATATTCACTGCTAAGGAATAAAAGACGAAAGcagcctttttttgtttctacTTGAATGCAAAGAGTCTGTGATTGTTTCTCGCTGCAGGGTCCCTTTGTTCAAGTGGATGAGCTTATGGAAACATTCAGGAGATGCACACTTCCTGAGAGTAAGTTGTTTTTGTCAGCACTTTAGATGAATCCAGACCATTTCTATTTTTAGCCACGTGGCTCTGGTGATGGAAATGTCAGTCAGTCGGTCATGTGACCAACACTTTGGAAC is a window from the Micropterus dolomieu isolate WLL.071019.BEF.003 ecotype Adirondacks linkage group LG20, ASM2129224v1, whole genome shotgun sequence genome containing:
- the cstf3 gene encoding cleavage stimulation factor subunit 3 isoform X1 translates to MSTEGTADQAAAEYIPEKVKKAEKKLEENPYDLDAWSILIREAQNQPIDKARKTYERLVTQFPSSGRFWKLFIEAEIKAKNYDKVEKLFQRCLMKVLHIDLWKCYLSYVRETKGKLPSYKEKMAQAYDFALDKIGMEIMSYQIWVDYINFLKGVEAVGSYAENQRITAVRRVYQRGCVNPMINIEQLWRDYSKYEEGINVHLAKKMIEDRSRDYMNARRVAKEYETVMKGLDRNAPSVPPQNSPQEAQQVEMWKKYIQWEKSNPLRTEDQTLITKRVMFAYEQCLLVLGHHPDVWYEAAQYLEQSSKLLAEKGDMNNSKLFSDEAANIYERAIGTLLKKNMLLYFSFADYEESRMKYEKVHSIYNKLLAIEDIDPTLVYIQYMKFARRAEGIKSGRTIFKKAREDLRTRHHVYVTAALMEYYCSKDKSVAFKIFELGLKKYGDIPEYILAYIDYLSHLNEDNNTRVLFERVLTSGSLSPEKSGEIWARFLAFESNIGDLASILKVERRRFTAFKDEYEGKETALLVDRYKFMDLYPCSASELKALGYKDVSRAKLAALLPETVVAPSTPALKDEADRKPEYPKPDTNQMIPFQPRHLAPPGLHPVPGGVFPVPPAAVVLMKLLPPPTCFTGPFVQVDELMETFRRCTLPETVDAAVELITGRQPDAGGEGNGSMENHAIAKSLKRPNADSDEEDDKGAVAPPIHDIYRARQQKRIR
- the cstf3 gene encoding cleavage stimulation factor subunit 3 isoform X2, whose product is MSTEGTADQAAAEYIPEKVKKAEKKLEENPYDLDAWSILIREAQNQPIDKARKTYERLVTQFPSSGRFWKLFIEAEIKAKNYDKVEKLFQRCLMKVLHIDLWKCYLSYVRETKGKLPSYKEKMAQAYDFALDKIGMEIMSYQIWVDYINFLKGVEAVGSYAENQRITAVRRVYQRGCVNPMINIEQLWRDYSKYEEGINVHLAKKMIEDRSRDYMNARRVAKEYETVMKGLDRNAPSVPPQNSPQEAQQVEMWKKYIQWEKSNPLRTEDQTLITKRVMFAYEQCLLVLGHHPDVWYEAAQYLEQSSKLLAEKGDMNNSKLFSDEAANIYERAIGTLLKKNMLLYFSFADYEESRMKYEKVHSIYNKLLAIEDIDPTLVYIQYMKFARRAEGIKSGRTIFKKAREDLRTRHHVYVTAALMEYYCSKDKSVAFKIFELGLKKYGDIPEYILAYIDYLSHLNEDNNTRVLFERVLTSGSLSPENEIWARFLAFESNIGDLASILKVERRRFTAFKDEYEGKETALLVDRYKFMDLYPCSASELKALGYKDVSRAKLAALLPETVVAPSTPALKDEADRKPEYPKPDTNQMIPFQPRHLAPPGLHPVPGGVFPVPPAAVVLMKLLPPPTCFTGPFVQVDELMETFRRCTLPETVDAAVELITGRQPDAGGEGNGSMENHAIAKSLKRPNADSDEEDDKGAVAPPIHDIYRARQQKRIR